CGTTGGGCAAAGATATGCGACTTGATAACCATTGGCAACAGCCTGCAAAGCCGCTCGCAATGCGACTTCGGTCTTGCCATAGCCAACATCCCCGCAGATCAGTCGATCCATCGGTTTCATCGAACTAAGGTCCAAATAAATGTCATTGAGAGCTTTTTTCTGGTCGGGCGTCTCGGTATATGGAAATGTTTTTAAAGCCTCTTTCTCGATGATTTTGTCAATGTTATACGCAGGTTTTTTAATCAACTCCCTTTTGGCATAAATGGCAAGAAGTTCTTTTGCCAACTTAAGAGCGCTTTCATATATTCTTTGTTTGGTTCTTTGCCAAGTAATACTTCCTAATTTATTTAATTTCGGCTTTCGCCTTCCAACCCCGACATAAGGGCTGACCCGATCGATTTCACGGAGCGGAACATAAAGATAATCATCATTGAGATAAGCAATAAATATATATGGTTTAAAAACTTCACCGATCTTTTTTAGGCCGATTCTCCGAAAAATTCCAACACCATGATCAATATGTACAACATAATCATCCGGTTTAACTTTTGTGCCATTTGGGAATCGTAAAATGTTTTCATCAATAATTATTGATGAAACTTGTGTTGTTTTTTCATTTACCGTTGATGTAATCGACTCAACCTGATCACCAAAAAAACTGATTTTACAGACACCTAAACTATTGGTCGGATAAATTGTAAGAAGATCTCCAATCAATTTGTATTCGCCCGGTTCCGCAACCTTCTCCGCTTTCTGATAACCGGATTCTTCTAATTGTATGATTAAATCATACAATTTGTATTTTTTACCAAAACTAATCTCTTCCATATTTGAAATAACTTATGTAATCTGATAATGTATATGCATAATCTTCTTAGTGCTATCTGCGATTATAAGCCTTTGCCCCTCCTTTGGCTAGTCTACCTTAAGACCTACGGTCTTGGGCGGACTCGTAGATAGCACTAAGCATGTTAATAAAAATCTCGTATCAATTACGAGATTTTTATTTATTCGATTTTCCTTTGTGCTATTCTGTATTACAAAATTCTGTGTTCGTTACTTCTTCTCGACTTCGATTCCCATACTTCTAGCAGTGCCAGCAATAACTTTCATTGCAGCAGAAACATCATTTGCATTTAGATCAGCCATTTTTTCTTCAGCAATCTGCTTCAATTTTTCTTGTGAGATTTTCGCGACTTTGTCCTTTTTCGAGTTCGCAGCCCCACTCTGAATATTACAAGCTTTTTTAAGGAGGATTGCCGCTGGGGGGGTTTTCAAAATAAAGGTAAAGGTTCGATCTTCGTAAATCGTAATTTCAACCGGAATAATAGTGTCACCTTTTTCTCGAGTTTGCTCATTAAAAGCTTGGCAAAATTCCATGATGTTTACACCATGTTGGCCAAGGGCTGGTCCAACCGGGGGGGCAGGATTTGCTTTTCCGGCAGGGCATTGCAGTTTTACAATTGTTTTTACTTTTTTTGCCATAACATTTACCTAAGATATTAGTTTTAAGTTATTAGTTAATATTACACTTTTTTAACTTGCAAGAAGTCTAAGTTTACAGGTGTTTCACGACCAAACATATTAACAAGCACTTTGACAGAACCTTTGTCTTGGTTAATTTCTTCAACCTTACCTTCAAATCCCTTGAGTGCCCCATCGGTAATACGAACCAATTCGCCTTCTTTGAAATCGACTTTATACTTTGGTTCTTCAACACCCATTCGTTTCTTGATTCTGCCAATTTCATCCTTCGACATCGGGGTTGGGCGAACGCCGAATCCAATAAATCCGGTAACATTCGGAGTGTTTCGAACAACATACCAAGAATCATCAGTTACAATCATGTCAACAAGGACATATCCTGGGAAAATTCTTTTTTCAACGGTTCGTCTTTTACCATTTCTGATTTCGATTTGCTTTTCTTTTGGAACAATGACATCAAAAATTTTATCAGCCATGCCAAGAGATTCGATTCTCTGTTTAAGGGAATCAGCAACTTGTTCCTCGTATCCAGAATAAGTGTGAATTACATACCAGTTACGCTCGCCAGACTGCTTTAAGGTTAGAAAGCTTTTCTTTTCTTCGTCGGCTTGTGGTGATGGCTCTTCTTCCTTGAGAATCATCTCTTCGGTTTCACTCTCGCCCGAAACCTTATCGACAGAAACAGGCTCTTCAATTTTTTCAATTTTTTCTTCTGCCATAAATCCCCTATTGTTTTAAGGAAATTATATATGAAATTAAACTTGACAATCCCTGATCTATCGCCGTAACTATCAGCACCGCAACTATCGAGGAAACAATGACAATCAAAGTATGATTAATTACATCCTTACGGCTAGGCCAAGTAACCTTATTAAGCTCCTTCCATACTTCTGAAAAATATTTCGGGATCCTATTTATAAATGTCATTTGGACTCTATTTTATTAATTTGAACCTTTAAATACGAACTTCTTGACCCGGCAGTTCGCTTGTATCTCTTCTTTGCTCGGAACTTCAAGATGCGAACTTTGTCCGTTCTGCCAGTTTCTAGAATTTCTCCTTCGACTTTGGCATTTTTTATCTCCGGTTTACCGATTTCCGTTTTTTTATCATCAGAAACAAGCAAAACCGAATCAAAAATGATTTTCTTGTTCTTGTCATCGTAATCAGACATCGGTAGATTGATAGTTGTCCCTTCGGACACCTTGTACTGATTGTTTTTGTAAGAAATTATTGCAAACATCGGTACTCCAAATTAAAAAAGACCTGCGGTCCACTTGGTAAAAGTGTATCATAAGGCCCTAATAAAAGTCAAGTGAATTAACACCCATACCCCTATTTGAAGAATTTTTGTTTTTCTTTCTGATATATACTCTGTATTAAACCAAGTGCACTAAAACTAATAACTAGAGATGTTCCCCCGTAACTCATAAATGGCAAAGGTATTCCTGTAACTGGTAAAAGGCCCAAATTCATTCCGATATTAACTGCTGTTTGAAAAAGAAACATTGCACCAATCCCACATGCCAAAAAAAGTCCGTAATAATCTTTTGAATATGAGGCGATCGAAAAAATCCTAATTATCATAAACAAAAATATTGCCACTATCAAAACTGAACCCAAAAAACCCAGGGCCTCTGAAGTACCAGCAAAAATAAAATCAGTATGTGGCTCTGGTAAAAATTTAAGTTGGCTTTGCGATCCTTGGCCCAATCCTTGCCCCAGAAGGCCACCTGAGCCAATGGAAATTTCTGCTTGTTTTACATTGTATCCATTCCCGTACGGATCGTTCTGGGGATTAATGAAAGTCATCACCCTATTCCGCTGATAAGTTTTAAGTAGTTTTCCGAAGGGAGCAACATTATTTACGGATAAAATAAAGGATCCTAAAAATAAGGCTAGAATTATAAATATTACGGCATACTGCTTGACAGTCGGTTTTGAAATAACCAACAAAATTGTATAAATAAATGCTACAACAAGCGCAGTGCCAA
The window above is part of the Patescibacteria group bacterium genome. Proteins encoded here:
- the rplK gene encoding 50S ribosomal protein L11, translated to MAKKVKTIVKLQCPAGKANPAPPVGPALGQHGVNIMEFCQAFNEQTREKGDTIIPVEITIYEDRTFTFILKTPPAAILLKKACNIQSGAANSKKDKVAKISQEKLKQIAEEKMADLNANDVSAAMKVIAGTARSMGIEVEKK
- the nusG gene encoding transcription termination/antitermination protein NusG translates to MAEEKIEKIEEPVSVDKVSGESETEEMILKEEEPSPQADEEKKSFLTLKQSGERNWYVIHTYSGYEEQVADSLKQRIESLGMADKIFDVIVPKEKQIEIRNGKRRTVEKRIFPGYVLVDMIVTDDSWYVVRNTPNVTGFIGFGVRPTPMSKDEIGRIKKRMGVEEPKYKVDFKEGELVRITDGALKGFEGKVEEINQDKGSVKVLVNMFGRETPVNLDFLQVKKV
- the rplU gene encoding 50S ribosomal protein L21; the encoded protein is MFAIISYKNNQYKVSEGTTINLPMSDYDDKNKKIIFDSVLLVSDDKKTEIGKPEIKNAKVEGEILETGRTDKVRILKFRAKKRYKRTAGSRSSYLKVQINKIESK
- the rodA gene encoding rod shape-determining protein RodA, yielding MLTKLKNFDLGLFIGPIILCAIGVSVIYSLVYAGGDATLAFKQGLCALLGLGAMFVLAFSDYRSFKNVWWIFYFVALLLLIIVDMMGATAKGATRWIDLGFFRLQPSEVAKISLIFALSSFFYKRVGKLNIKDYLWSLVLMVPPLLLILKEPDLGTALVVAFIYTILLVISKPTVKQYAVIFIILALFLGSFILSVNNVAPFGKLLKTYQRNRVMTFINPQNDPYGNGYNVKQAEISIGSGGLLGQGLGQGSQSQLKFLPEPHTDFIFAGTSEALGFLGSVLIVAIFLFMIIRIFSIASYSKDYYGLFLACGIGAMFLFQTAVNIGMNLGLLPVTGIPLPFMSYGGTSLVISFSALGLIQSIYQKEKQKFFK